From Paraflavitalea devenefica, the proteins below share one genomic window:
- a CDS encoding GntR family transcriptional regulator, with amino-acid sequence MDDVYKQIYEMEGVNSLSKHEQLVNGILSAIQNKTLAQGDMLPSVNNLINEFGFARETIAKAYKDLVKRGIVESKNRVGFFVSNNNVKQHLRVALVLFAFDAFQETFYKVFRSKLGKGVHIDVFFHHNNIDVLESTIQSIRGRYGMYVVAPIPHHRTAAILETLPMDMFLMIDRFEKVPGDHAYVAQEFKESSYRVFAELSDTIKQYDKMVYYHRPAADTPIEILQAFKTFVKDYKIKHEIKAEYVPGTLEKGKVYFTINNTELWMMLKDCKLMKLKPGKDVGILSHNDEVVKEIIFDGITTYSADFKVMAEKAAEFVLKRKMIQEIIPTVLIRRKSL; translated from the coding sequence ATGGACGATGTATATAAACAGATCTATGAAATGGAGGGCGTGAACAGCCTGTCGAAGCATGAACAGTTGGTGAACGGCATCCTGAGCGCTATCCAGAATAAAACACTGGCGCAGGGCGATATGCTCCCCTCGGTCAATAACCTGATCAATGAATTTGGTTTTGCCCGCGAAACCATTGCCAAAGCCTATAAGGACCTGGTAAAACGCGGTATTGTAGAGTCTAAGAACAGGGTAGGGTTCTTCGTTTCCAACAATAATGTAAAACAGCACCTGCGGGTGGCCCTGGTACTCTTTGCTTTTGATGCCTTCCAGGAAACCTTCTACAAAGTGTTCAGGTCCAAACTGGGCAAGGGCGTTCATATAGACGTTTTCTTTCACCACAACAATATTGACGTGCTGGAAAGCACGATCCAAAGCATTCGTGGCCGCTATGGCATGTATGTGGTGGCGCCTATTCCCCATCACCGCACCGCTGCTATCCTGGAAACACTGCCCATGGATATGTTCCTTATGATTGACCGGTTTGAGAAGGTCCCGGGCGATCATGCTTATGTGGCCCAGGAGTTTAAAGAGTCTTCCTACCGGGTATTTGCAGAACTGAGTGATACTATCAAGCAGTATGATAAAATGGTCTACTACCACCGGCCTGCCGCTGATACACCGATCGAGATACTGCAGGCTTTCAAAACCTTTGTAAAGGATTATAAAATAAAGCATGAAATAAAGGCTGAGTATGTTCCCGGCACACTGGAGAAGGGGAAAGTGTATTTTACCATCAATAATACTGAGCTGTGGATGATGCTGAAGGATTGTAAGCTCATGAAGCTGAAACCCGGAAAAGATGTGGGTATCCTTTCGCACAATGATGAAGTGGTAAAAGAGATCATCTTTGATGGTATTACCACTTATTCTGCCGATTTTAAAGTAATGGCGGAAAAAGCGGCTGAGTTTGTGCTCAAACGAAAGATGATCCAGGAAATAATCCCTACCGTGTTAATCAGGCGCAAGTCGCTATGA
- a CDS encoding solute:sodium symporter family transporter, translated as MNLTGFICFLLFLAIVAAIAIIKTRKMRLNTTVAYFMGNRSLGFWMVGASLFLTNLSSNQFVGENEFVYTNDMTVMAWGMSSILAMLLVAEFFLPIYLKMGAVTTPDFLEHRFGPGLKKIVSFIFLANYLVTLIPTILYGSAVALNGIFHIDEALGISYFSAIWLLVVLVGVIGGCYTILGGFKAITVSDLVQGAGLLVGGVALLWFSLRYLGDGSILGGIQKIGGSKKEHLNAIGGSSDPIPFSTLFTGMFLINLYYWGMEQYIMQQALAAKSLSQGQKGMSLACVGKLLAPLLLNVPGLIAVHLYPNITNTATVFPRLVGDVLPPVVTGFVAAIVFGAAISTFNAGLNSSGTLFIMNLYKPWRKGNASDRELVKAGRIFQVSTLILAMCFSPFILFFEGGFYHYIQKISSFFSVPVFTVMIVGFMTKRVPESAARIGLLFFIVTYTLSQFVFDVGVHYLHVSAILFVITVVLMLAIGKWRPMAIPYTERNLSVVDLQPWRHRYWFFLLLIVLMAGAFILFSKAGIAQ; from the coding sequence ATGAACCTGACAGGATTTATCTGCTTTTTATTGTTTCTGGCCATCGTTGCTGCCATTGCTATTATTAAGACCAGGAAGATGCGCCTCAACACGACTGTTGCTTATTTTATGGGCAACAGATCGCTGGGCTTCTGGATGGTGGGCGCCTCCCTTTTTCTAACCAACCTCAGCAGCAACCAGTTTGTAGGTGAGAATGAATTTGTATATACCAATGATATGACGGTAATGGCCTGGGGCATGAGTTCCATACTGGCCATGCTTCTTGTGGCGGAATTCTTTTTACCCATCTACCTCAAAATGGGGGCCGTTACCACACCTGATTTTCTGGAGCATCGTTTTGGCCCCGGCCTGAAGAAGATTGTCTCCTTCATCTTCCTGGCGAATTATCTCGTAACGCTCATCCCCACTATATTGTATGGCAGCGCTGTGGCGCTCAATGGCATCTTTCATATTGATGAAGCGCTGGGCATCAGTTATTTTTCTGCCATCTGGTTGCTGGTGGTCCTGGTGGGTGTTATCGGTGGATGCTACACCATACTGGGCGGGTTTAAAGCCATTACGGTTTCTGACCTGGTGCAGGGAGCGGGATTACTGGTAGGAGGGGTGGCCTTACTCTGGTTCAGTCTGCGTTACCTGGGCGATGGAAGCATATTGGGTGGCATTCAAAAAATAGGGGGATCAAAAAAAGAACACCTCAATGCCATCGGCGGGTCCAGCGACCCCATTCCATTCAGTACCTTGTTTACAGGCATGTTCCTGATCAATCTCTACTACTGGGGCATGGAGCAATACATCATGCAGCAGGCGCTGGCCGCCAAAAGCCTGTCGCAGGGACAGAAAGGCATGTCGCTGGCCTGTGTGGGCAAACTGCTTGCTCCCTTGCTGCTGAATGTGCCCGGTCTTATTGCGGTGCATCTTTATCCCAACATCACCAATACGGCTACGGTGTTCCCCCGGCTGGTAGGTGATGTACTGCCACCTGTGGTGACTGGCTTTGTAGCAGCCATTGTATTTGGGGCAGCCATCAGTACATTCAATGCGGGGCTCAATAGCTCAGGCACTTTGTTTATTATGAACCTGTACAAACCCTGGCGAAAAGGAAATGCCAGTGACCGTGAACTGGTAAAGGCAGGCAGGATTTTCCAGGTAAGCACACTTATCCTCGCCATGTGCTTTTCTCCGTTCATACTCTTCTTTGAAGGCGGCTTTTATCACTATATCCAGAAGATATCCAGCTTCTTCAGCGTTCCTGTATTCACCGTTATGATCGTAGGTTTCATGACGAAGCGGGTGCCGGAATCGGCAGCCAGGATAGGATTGTTGTTTTTCATTGTTACGTACACCCTGAGTCAGTTTGTGTTTGATGTGGGGGTACATTACCTGCATGTGTCGGCCATTCTTTTTGTTATTACCGTGGTGCTCATGCTGGCCATCGGGAAGTGGAGACCCATGGCCATACCCTATACCGAACGCAACTTGTCGGTCGTTGACCTGCAGCCCTGGCGCCACCGGTATTGGTTCTTTCTCCTGCTGATCGTGCTCATGGCAGGCGCCTTCATACTGTTTTCAAAAGCTGGTATCGCTCAATGA